The following are from one region of the Achromobacter xylosoxidans genome:
- a CDS encoding carph-isopro domain-containing protein, with the protein MDMNSHIAQAIANAGGPVATARKTGANNYQTVQQWEKSGNVPAEYATALETASGIPKRLLCKHWAKVWPELVEKVRAA; encoded by the coding sequence ATGGATATGAACTCTCACATAGCTCAAGCCATCGCCAATGCCGGCGGACCGGTGGCAACGGCAAGGAAGACCGGCGCGAACAACTACCAGACCGTCCAACAGTGGGAAAAATCCGGAAATGTGCCCGCCGAATACGCGACCGCTCTTGAGACGGCTTCCGGTATTCCGAAGCGTCTCTTGTGCAAGCACTGGGCCAAGGTTTGGCCTGAGCTTGTCGAAAAGGTGAGGGCAGCATGA
- a CDS encoding phage regulatory CII family protein, which yields MNITTAADLTVHEYKGGSESLGPLVGISAAVLRNKVNPNNTTHHLTLTEADRIVRMTGDPRILAAFAHSNGYLLVKAPESCGESDISVLEQVAGLMVAHGKFGHEVYDALADGGVDQQEVARVTAAGRVVMEAVASVANRLSGMAEE from the coding sequence ATGAACATCACTACTGCGGCCGATCTGACGGTGCATGAATACAAGGGTGGGAGTGAGTCCCTGGGGCCGCTGGTTGGCATCTCAGCGGCCGTCCTGCGCAACAAGGTCAACCCCAACAACACCACGCACCACCTGACCCTTACCGAGGCGGATCGCATCGTCCGCATGACGGGCGATCCTCGGATCTTGGCCGCATTCGCGCACAGCAACGGGTATCTGCTGGTGAAGGCCCCAGAATCCTGCGGTGAAAGCGACATCTCCGTGCTGGAACAGGTCGCCGGCCTGATGGTCGCCCATGGCAAGTTTGGCCATGAGGTGTACGACGCCCTGGCCGACGGCGGCGTGGACCAGCAGGAGGTTGCACGCGTCACCGCGGCTGGACGCGTGGTCATGGAGGCTGTGGCGAGTGTTGCGAACCGTCTGAGCGGGATGGCCGAAGAATGA
- a CDS encoding nuclease domain-containing protein, translating into MTLQRKTPLRQKTPMKRGAPLKAKAPMMRAKALPPPRASMKARKKGKKPPKTVYRNPALLDLAKGEECLLRVPKYCQGGTDTTVACHSNQIRDGKGKGIKAHDWAIAFGCGGCHYFLDQSTAPWEMKLSYFVPALRLTRLRIIALGKWPEDAERGYQRLYGESP; encoded by the coding sequence ATGACGCTGCAACGCAAGACGCCGCTTCGCCAGAAGACGCCGATGAAGCGTGGCGCGCCGCTGAAGGCCAAGGCCCCGATGATGCGCGCAAAGGCGCTGCCGCCGCCCCGCGCTTCCATGAAGGCGCGCAAGAAGGGCAAGAAGCCGCCCAAGACCGTCTATCGCAACCCGGCGCTGCTGGACCTTGCCAAGGGCGAGGAATGCTTGCTGCGCGTGCCCAAGTACTGCCAGGGCGGTACAGACACGACAGTGGCATGCCATTCCAACCAGATACGCGACGGGAAAGGAAAGGGGATCAAGGCCCATGACTGGGCGATCGCCTTTGGCTGCGGCGGATGCCATTACTTCCTCGATCAATCAACCGCGCCGTGGGAAATGAAGCTGAGCTACTTCGTTCCTGCGCTGCGTCTTACGCGCTTGCGCATCATCGCCTTGGGCAAATGGCCCGAGGACGCCGAGCGCGGGTACCAACGTTTGTATGGAGAGTCGCCATGA
- a CDS encoding helix-turn-helix domain-containing protein produces the protein MSVKVMGMVFERYPNGGGEMILALALADHSSDQGTGIYPSIASLAEKTRQSVRAVQYQLRGMEKAGWLILVNAGNGGRNQRREYRISEAWIKGADFASLKPTDPEQENGADFAPPEPAEKGANHDTKGATDDAKGANGDMKGCNGLHPHITVIEPSEPSRTVTGARKRSPGFDPMCVELPDWLDAELWGRWVRHRVQIRKPLTEEAAKQQVKDLAGFRHQGHTPEAVIAHAIGKSWQGLFAPGGQPSGRGGKFNPTEYVNRNRASGGNDYDDGRTINV, from the coding sequence ATGAGCGTGAAAGTCATGGGGATGGTGTTCGAGCGGTATCCGAACGGCGGTGGGGAGATGATTCTCGCGCTGGCGCTCGCGGACCATTCGAGCGATCAAGGTACGGGCATCTATCCGTCCATCGCATCCCTGGCCGAGAAGACCCGCCAGTCGGTGCGCGCCGTTCAGTACCAACTGCGCGGCATGGAAAAGGCCGGCTGGTTGATCCTGGTGAATGCTGGCAACGGCGGCCGCAATCAGCGCCGTGAGTACCGGATTTCTGAGGCTTGGATAAAGGGTGCAGATTTTGCATCCCTCAAACCGACGGACCCGGAGCAGGAAAACGGTGCAGATTTTGCACCACCTGAACCGGCGGAAAAGGGTGCAAACCACGACACAAAGGGTGCAACTGACGACGCAAAGGGTGCAAACGGCGACATGAAAGGGTGCAACGGGTTGCACCCGCATATAACCGTCATAGAACCGTCAGAACCATCAAGAACCGTCACAGGCGCGCGCAAGCGCTCGCCGGGGTTCGATCCGATGTGCGTGGAATTGCCGGATTGGCTGGATGCGGAACTGTGGGGGCGCTGGGTGCGTCACCGCGTGCAGATTCGGAAGCCATTGACCGAAGAGGCTGCCAAGCAGCAGGTGAAAGACCTGGCCGGGTTCCGGCACCAGGGCCACACGCCGGAAGCGGTCATTGCCCATGCCATCGGCAAAAGCTGGCAAGGGCTGTTCGCCCCAGGTGGGCAACCATCCGGCCGGGGCGGCAAGTTCAACCCCACGGAATACGTGAATCGCAATCGAGCCTCAGGAGGCAACGACTATGACGACGGTCGCACGATCAACGTCTGA
- a CDS encoding replication protein P, with product MTTVARSTSEGNGWLVPREKLDGITPIDHLWNRLSGTYGGRWLKDFPDMQSIENWKEAWAEALDEDRVTPQEVAEGLRTCRRMFPDWPPAVGEFIRACRPGLIPENAFHDAVAGMTARRRGEVGQWSHPAVYWAAVRVGSHDLLNCGYSVMQSRWERALSDELGRGEWAAIPVPAVALPPPGATHATPAEAAKALEATGVGAILNQSGRDPLRGWKRVIAETENPNGKRYSPGIVAMARNALRMGTDQGAQA from the coding sequence ATGACGACGGTCGCACGATCAACGTCTGAGGGAAACGGCTGGCTCGTGCCCCGTGAAAAGCTGGATGGCATCACGCCGATTGACCATCTGTGGAACCGGCTGTCGGGCACGTACGGGGGGCGCTGGCTGAAGGACTTCCCGGACATGCAGAGTATCGAGAACTGGAAAGAGGCCTGGGCCGAAGCGCTGGACGAGGACCGCGTGACGCCTCAGGAAGTGGCCGAGGGGCTGCGGACCTGCCGCCGCATGTTCCCCGACTGGCCGCCCGCCGTAGGCGAGTTCATCCGCGCGTGCCGGCCAGGCCTGATCCCGGAGAACGCATTCCATGACGCTGTTGCGGGGATGACGGCGCGCCGCCGCGGCGAGGTGGGGCAATGGAGCCATCCCGCCGTGTACTGGGCTGCGGTGCGCGTCGGCTCCCATGACCTGCTGAACTGCGGCTACTCGGTGATGCAGTCACGTTGGGAGCGGGCACTGTCGGATGAACTGGGCCGGGGCGAATGGGCAGCCATCCCCGTGCCCGCTGTCGCATTGCCTCCGCCTGGGGCGACTCATGCGACGCCGGCAGAGGCCGCCAAGGCGCTGGAGGCAACGGGAGTGGGTGCGATCCTGAACCAGTCGGGCCGTGATCCGTTGCGCGGGTGGAAGCGGGTGATCGCTGAAACCGAAAACCCCAATGGCAAGCGCTACTCGCCAGGGATTGTCGCCATGGCGCGCAATGCGCTGCGCATGGGCACGGACCAGGGGGCGCAGGCATGA
- a CDS encoding VRR-NUC domain-containing protein, whose product MKRWPNTAATRTHCTTSRVAVLARPSEDTIQAQVIRWANLQAGVYPELSRLFHVPNGGQRHAAVAAKLKGQGVKPGVPDLCLPVPRFGCPGLWIEMKTSDGRVSTSQKDWIAYLKGAGYRVEVCRSFDQARSVLLEYLNPKVTYSPGVI is encoded by the coding sequence ATGAAGCGATGGCCCAACACTGCTGCTACTCGCACGCATTGCACGACCAGTCGCGTGGCGGTTCTCGCTAGACCCAGCGAAGACACCATTCAAGCCCAGGTTATACGTTGGGCCAACCTTCAGGCCGGTGTGTACCCGGAGCTATCGCGCCTCTTCCATGTTCCCAACGGCGGTCAGCGGCACGCGGCTGTAGCGGCAAAGCTGAAGGGGCAGGGCGTGAAGCCCGGGGTGCCAGATCTTTGTTTGCCGGTGCCGCGCTTCGGATGCCCGGGGCTGTGGATCGAAATGAAGACCAGCGACGGCCGGGTCAGCACAAGCCAGAAAGACTGGATTGCATACCTCAAGGGCGCGGGATATCGCGTCGAGGTGTGCCGCAGCTTTGATCAAGCGCGATCCGTCCTGCTGGAATACCTGAATCCGAAAGTGACTTATTCCCCGGGGGTGATTTGA
- a CDS encoding cold-shock protein, with protein sequence METGIVKWFNDAKGFGFIMPEDGGKDLFAHFSEIVSGDGHKVLVENQRVSYVTAQGAKGPHATQIRAL encoded by the coding sequence ATGGAAACCGGAATAGTTAAGTGGTTCAACGACGCCAAGGGCTTTGGGTTCATCATGCCAGAGGATGGCGGCAAGGACCTATTTGCTCATTTCTCTGAAATCGTCAGTGGCGATGGCCACAAAGTATTGGTCGAGAATCAACGCGTGAGCTACGTCACCGCGCAAGGGGCTAAAGGCCCGCATGCAACGCAAATTCGTGCATTGTGA
- a CDS encoding DUF1254 domain-containing protein: MTTRREFLGSGALVALAGATIVSGPASAQTSADRPGFFSAKDIAEAGFIYGLPIVMNYAVMYEYAVDRNSGQFKAPFNHIKNEPNVFTYKDTAIVTPNSDTPYSFVWMDLRAEPVVLSVPEVEPERYYSVMLCDGNTYNYGYIGTRATGSEAGDYMVVGPAWKGDTPPGIKRVFRSSTQFSLAGYRTQLFGPDDLDNVKKVQAGYKVQMLSAYLKQTPPPAAPSIDFPKIDKELVKTNFFEFLDFALQFAPPESNEMGIRSQLARIGIGPGKALNFKDLPLEQKLELGLGMKEGQRKVDEAVANVGKTINGWRVSGLPGDSAHYDGDWLKRAVAAQAGIYGNDPAEATYPFTRVDKDGQTLDGSKHSYTLTFPAGQLPPVNSFWSLTMYDGKSQLLIENPIHRYLINSPMLPTMATNADGSRTLYIQNKSPGADKEANWLPAPNGPIYLVMRLYWPKTTPPSILPVGEGTWSPPGIERVS, encoded by the coding sequence ATGACCACAAGACGCGAGTTCCTAGGCTCGGGTGCACTCGTAGCACTCGCTGGCGCAACAATAGTGTCCGGCCCGGCTAGCGCACAGACAAGCGCTGATCGACCTGGATTCTTCAGCGCCAAGGACATTGCTGAGGCAGGGTTCATCTACGGCTTGCCTATCGTGATGAACTATGCGGTGATGTACGAGTACGCCGTAGATCGCAATTCGGGGCAGTTCAAGGCCCCGTTCAATCACATCAAGAACGAACCGAACGTCTTCACCTATAAAGATACGGCAATCGTCACACCAAACAGTGACACCCCATATTCCTTTGTTTGGATGGATCTGCGAGCGGAGCCCGTGGTGCTCTCCGTTCCGGAGGTCGAACCCGAGCGCTATTACTCGGTCATGCTCTGCGACGGCAATACTTACAACTATGGCTACATCGGCACGCGTGCCACAGGAAGCGAGGCTGGCGACTACATGGTGGTCGGCCCTGCCTGGAAGGGCGATACCCCACCGGGCATCAAGCGGGTGTTCCGTTCGAGCACACAATTCTCCCTTGCGGGCTATCGCACTCAGCTTTTCGGGCCGGATGATCTCGATAACGTTAAGAAGGTACAGGCCGGCTACAAAGTGCAGATGCTCTCGGCCTACCTGAAACAAACTCCGCCGCCAGCCGCACCATCCATCGACTTCCCCAAGATCGACAAGGAACTTGTGAAGACGAACTTCTTCGAGTTTCTCGACTTTGCGTTGCAGTTCGCACCGCCGGAATCCAACGAGATGGGAATCCGCTCTCAGCTCGCACGCATTGGCATTGGCCCTGGCAAGGCCTTGAACTTTAAGGATCTTCCTCTGGAGCAAAAGCTGGAACTTGGTCTCGGCATGAAAGAGGGCCAGCGAAAGGTCGACGAGGCGGTCGCCAACGTTGGTAAGACGATAAACGGCTGGCGGGTTAGTGGTCTTCCAGGCGATAGCGCTCACTACGATGGCGACTGGTTAAAGCGAGCCGTCGCTGCTCAGGCCGGCATTTATGGCAATGATCCGGCAGAGGCTACCTATCCTTTCACACGCGTTGACAAAGATGGGCAAACGTTAGACGGCAGCAAGCATAGTTACACGCTAACCTTCCCGGCGGGGCAGTTGCCACCTGTGAATTCGTTCTGGTCGCTCACGATGTATGACGGAAAGTCCCAACTTCTTATCGAAAATCCGATCCACCGCTATCTAATTAATTCACCCATGTTACCCACCATGGCCACGAATGCAGACGGGTCCCGAACGCTCTACATACAAAACAAGTCCCCGGGCGCAGACAAAGAAGCTAACTGGCTGCCCGCTCCGAACGGGCCAATTTACTTGGTAATGCGGCTCTACTGGCCAAAGACGACGCCACCTTCGATCCTGCCAGTAGGGGAAGGGACATGGTCCCCCCCCGGAATAGAACGTGTCTCCTAG
- a CDS encoding terminase small subunit, with the protein MIDLDKKTTQARFGQLVGITQPAVSGLLMRGVMVAGDTLGNWLLSYCGHIRDIAAGRQAGEETRTLDPAEEKARLYAAQADRIEMENSVARGELAPVSVLEEVLTRAGTKVSAAMDAIPTALKRRLPNLTDADLTIVRRELARARNAIASLSLEDLEADEENEGE; encoded by the coding sequence ATGATCGACCTTGACAAGAAGACGACCCAGGCCCGGTTCGGGCAACTGGTCGGGATCACGCAGCCTGCCGTCAGCGGCTTGCTCATGCGTGGCGTCATGGTCGCGGGCGATACGCTGGGAAACTGGCTGCTGTCCTACTGTGGGCACATTCGAGACATAGCGGCAGGGCGCCAGGCCGGCGAGGAAACAAGAACGCTCGATCCTGCGGAGGAAAAGGCGCGACTATATGCGGCACAGGCCGACAGAATCGAGATGGAGAACTCGGTTGCCCGCGGCGAGCTTGCGCCCGTCAGCGTGCTGGAGGAGGTCTTGACTCGGGCGGGCACGAAGGTAAGCGCGGCTATGGATGCTATTCCCACGGCACTGAAGCGCCGGCTGCCGAATCTGACTGATGCGGATCTGACGATTGTGCGCCGCGAGCTTGCAAGGGCTCGCAACGCAATTGCATCCCTGTCGCTGGAGGATCTGGAGGCTGACGAAGAGAACGAGGGTGAGTAA
- a CDS encoding phage terminase large subunit family protein has translation MLIESNRAAVARALRRGLATFATPEPMTLREWAERNFYLSAESSYVEQRWEAWPFQRAILACVGSDDVHEVDVIKSARVGYTKILLAAIGYFAEHKRRNQALWQPTDSARDEFVKTELEPMLRDVTAMHPIFPTRLARHKDNTLLVKKFRGSVLHLRGGRSGDNYRRLSIGVAFLDEFSSFDSNIDGEGDPGQLAAKRLEGATFPKMVVGSTPKLKETCLMDKRAAGADARYDYHITCPHCDGHHALTWGGKDEPHGFKWIDGDPESVKHLCPHCGCLITQSEYLEASESGFWCGSDGTTIDRDGVFRSAAGEVIPAHRRVAFHVWTAYSPMVSWAKLVREFLEAYAKAKLGDDEPLKTFWNTTLGQAWEGEVEKIEADELKRRAEIEAYRLPGLAENLVPMGCSLLLAGCDTQGNRVEVGVWGFGRGGEMWTVDHQIFHGNPAEDEVWSNVAAYLFERRFQHEGGQQMSIYATAIDSGGHHSNAVYDFARRNKARRVFAVRGRPFGEKAIKDGAGQVDIDWRGKRIKKGVILWHVGTNLAKDLLHSRLAIETPGPGYVHLSEDLSDEWFRQFSGEARVSRKTATGVRTLWTALRKRVEALDCAVYALWVAEHLGLSRKSDAWWDAMAEKLDALPPPRDEEAEAPPPSTTRPAAPAKAAPVAPAARAGPAVKPARRRVAASSYLRGRR, from the coding sequence ATGCTCATAGAGTCCAATCGCGCCGCGGTCGCGCGCGCGCTGCGACGTGGGCTTGCAACCTTCGCCACTCCCGAGCCAATGACGTTGCGGGAGTGGGCCGAGCGCAACTTTTATCTTTCGGCCGAATCGTCGTATGTCGAACAGCGTTGGGAGGCTTGGCCGTTTCAGCGTGCCATCCTTGCCTGCGTTGGTAGCGACGATGTGCACGAGGTTGACGTAATCAAGTCGGCCCGCGTCGGTTACACGAAGATCCTGCTGGCGGCCATTGGGTACTTCGCGGAGCATAAGCGGCGCAATCAGGCGCTTTGGCAGCCCACGGACAGCGCCCGTGACGAGTTCGTCAAGACCGAACTGGAACCGATGCTGCGCGACGTGACGGCGATGCATCCGATCTTTCCGACTCGCCTGGCGCGTCACAAGGACAACACGCTCCTGGTTAAGAAATTCCGTGGCAGCGTGCTGCACCTTCGCGGCGGTCGTTCGGGCGACAACTACCGACGGCTGTCTATCGGTGTCGCATTCTTGGACGAGTTCAGTTCGTTCGATTCGAACATTGACGGTGAGGGCGACCCCGGCCAGCTGGCGGCCAAGCGTCTGGAGGGCGCCACGTTCCCGAAGATGGTGGTTGGGTCCACGCCCAAGCTGAAAGAGACCTGCCTGATGGATAAGCGCGCAGCCGGCGCCGATGCGCGATATGACTATCACATCACGTGCCCTCACTGCGACGGGCATCATGCGCTGACTTGGGGAGGTAAGGACGAACCGCACGGGTTCAAGTGGATCGACGGCGATCCAGAATCGGTGAAGCACTTATGCCCGCACTGTGGTTGCCTTATCACCCAGAGCGAGTACCTGGAGGCATCGGAATCTGGATTCTGGTGCGGTTCGGACGGCACCACCATCGACCGCGACGGCGTTTTCCGTAGCGCGGCTGGCGAGGTAATACCGGCTCATCGGCGCGTCGCTTTCCACGTGTGGACTGCGTACAGCCCAATGGTTAGCTGGGCCAAGCTGGTCCGTGAGTTCCTGGAGGCCTACGCCAAGGCAAAGCTGGGCGATGACGAGCCGCTGAAGACCTTCTGGAACACCACCCTGGGCCAGGCCTGGGAGGGCGAGGTCGAGAAGATCGAGGCGGACGAGCTGAAGCGGCGCGCCGAGATCGAGGCCTATCGCCTTCCAGGCTTGGCCGAGAACCTCGTTCCTATGGGCTGTTCGTTGTTGCTCGCAGGTTGCGACACCCAGGGCAATCGGGTGGAGGTTGGCGTCTGGGGATTCGGTCGCGGCGGAGAAATGTGGACCGTCGATCACCAGATATTCCACGGGAACCCGGCGGAGGACGAGGTCTGGTCCAACGTGGCGGCTTACCTGTTCGAGCGGCGCTTCCAGCATGAAGGCGGCCAGCAGATGAGTATCTACGCCACGGCCATTGACAGCGGCGGCCACCATTCGAATGCGGTCTACGATTTCGCGCGCCGCAACAAGGCGCGCCGGGTCTTTGCCGTCCGCGGTCGCCCCTTCGGTGAGAAGGCCATCAAGGATGGCGCCGGCCAGGTGGATATCGACTGGCGAGGGAAGCGGATCAAGAAGGGCGTGATCCTGTGGCACGTCGGCACGAACCTGGCCAAGGATCTGCTGCACAGTCGCCTGGCTATCGAGACGCCGGGCCCGGGCTATGTCCACCTTTCGGAGGACTTGTCGGACGAATGGTTCCGGCAGTTCTCAGGCGAAGCGCGGGTGTCGCGCAAGACGGCGACCGGAGTTCGTACGCTGTGGACGGCGCTGCGCAAGCGCGTCGAAGCACTGGACTGCGCGGTGTATGCGCTATGGGTGGCGGAGCATCTTGGCCTTTCTCGCAAGTCGGACGCTTGGTGGGATGCCATGGCGGAAAAGCTTGATGCGTTGCCGCCACCGCGGGACGAGGAGGCTGAGGCGCCGCCGCCGTCAACCACGCGGCCGGCCGCCCCGGCGAAGGCCGCGCCAGTGGCGCCAGCGGCGCGTGCCGGGCCGGCCGTCAAGCCGGCGCGCCGGCGAGTGGCGGCTTCCAGCTACCTCCGGGGGCGCAGGTAG
- a CDS encoding phage head-tail joining protein has product MAYTQADLERLDRAIANSQLEVQYDGKRVRFRSTDELMRARAHVERELSKGKGRSRQFRLRNAGKGIR; this is encoded by the coding sequence ATGGCATACACCCAGGCGGACCTGGAACGGCTGGATCGCGCGATAGCGAACAGCCAATTGGAGGTCCAGTACGACGGCAAGCGCGTGCGTTTCCGCAGCACGGACGAATTGATGCGCGCCCGCGCCCATGTGGAGCGGGAACTCAGCAAAGGAAAGGGGCGCTCGCGGCAGTTCAGGCTGCGCAACGCCGGCAAGGGGATCCGATGA
- a CDS encoding phage portal protein — protein sequence MSYLKHRGSSLLVPRRLSAQMSSSYESGSATGSRARNWNPSGSGPNAAATQNLGLQRRRARDAVRNDPWALTATTRWVSNVVGTGIQPYPKHPDPNVRRALKELWADWVQEADADGRLDFYGMQALAVRSIFQDGETLFRLRARRPQDGLSVPLQLQQMEGDQLPVERSLTLPNGGEIVNGVEFDAIGRRTAYHMWRHHPGEFGRNAAGQDTVRVPAEQVIHAYPMLRPGQVRGVTALATVLLRLKSIDNLDDAVMYRQEVANLFAGFITKPDPDADPNNPLTGEADGYEFDDDGTPLVSMEPGTMQELAPGEEVTFSSPPDAGNNYEGFMRQQLMGAFASVGVPYEIATGDLRGISDRTLRVVVNEFHRLIEQYQWHCVIHQLCRPVWNAWIDALALSGTFPMPDFHRRRREWLRVLWVPQGWPYFNPVQDAQADKESVRSGFSSRSSIILRKGDDPDHIAAEIRADNETADAEGFVFDSDPRHTTSAGKATGSEGGGSPDPLNQ from the coding sequence ATGAGCTATCTGAAACATCGTGGTTCCAGTCTGCTTGTGCCTCGTCGCCTTAGCGCGCAGATGAGCAGCAGCTACGAAAGCGGAAGCGCCACGGGCAGCAGGGCCCGAAATTGGAATCCCTCGGGGTCGGGGCCGAACGCCGCGGCGACGCAGAACCTGGGTCTGCAGCGTCGCCGCGCGCGCGACGCCGTGCGCAATGATCCATGGGCATTGACTGCGACCACACGCTGGGTATCCAACGTGGTCGGCACGGGGATCCAGCCGTACCCCAAGCACCCGGACCCCAACGTCCGACGGGCGCTGAAGGAACTGTGGGCCGACTGGGTGCAGGAGGCCGATGCCGACGGCAGGCTGGACTTCTACGGAATGCAGGCCCTGGCTGTGCGCAGCATCTTCCAGGATGGTGAGACCTTGTTCCGTTTGCGCGCTCGGCGACCTCAGGACGGATTGTCCGTACCTCTGCAATTGCAGCAGATGGAGGGGGACCAGCTGCCGGTCGAGCGGTCGCTTACCCTGCCGAACGGCGGCGAGATCGTGAATGGCGTGGAGTTCGATGCTATCGGGCGGCGCACTGCCTATCACATGTGGCGTCATCATCCTGGCGAATTCGGCCGAAACGCGGCTGGGCAGGATACGGTCAGGGTGCCAGCCGAGCAGGTCATCCACGCCTATCCAATGTTGCGGCCCGGGCAGGTACGGGGGGTGACTGCTCTGGCTACCGTCCTGCTCCGCTTGAAGTCCATCGACAACTTGGACGACGCTGTCATGTACCGGCAGGAGGTGGCAAACCTCTTCGCGGGCTTCATCACCAAACCGGATCCCGATGCCGATCCGAATAACCCTCTTACGGGCGAGGCGGACGGTTATGAGTTCGATGACGACGGCACGCCGCTCGTCTCCATGGAGCCGGGCACGATGCAGGAGCTGGCACCAGGTGAAGAGGTGACATTCTCCAGTCCGCCAGATGCCGGCAACAACTACGAGGGATTTATGCGGCAGCAGTTGATGGGGGCGTTTGCCTCTGTCGGCGTGCCTTATGAAATCGCAACAGGCGACCTGCGCGGTATCAGCGATCGAACGCTGCGGGTGGTGGTCAACGAGTTTCACCGGCTCATCGAGCAATACCAATGGCACTGCGTGATCCATCAGCTCTGCCGCCCCGTCTGGAATGCCTGGATCGACGCCCTGGCGCTTTCCGGCACCTTCCCCATGCCGGATTTCCACCGCCGCCGCCGTGAATGGTTGCGCGTGCTGTGGGTGCCCCAGGGATGGCCGTACTTCAACCCCGTGCAGGACGCGCAGGCCGACAAGGAGTCGGTGCGAAGCGGCTTTTCCAGCCGGTCGTCAATCATCCTCAGGAAGGGCGACGATCCAGACCACATTGCGGCGGAGATTCGCGCCGACAACGAAACGGCCGACGCCGAGGGCTTTGTGTTCGATAGCGATCCTCGGCATACGACCAGCGCCGGTAAGGCGACGGGATCAGAAGGGGGCGGCAGCCCCGACCCTCTCAATCAATGA
- a CDS encoding head maturation protease, ClpP-related has translation MAKKAWYSISVNAQADKPVVEIRIYGEIGFWGTTAEAFVAELDAAAAGGADILVSLNSPGGDVFDAFAIYNALHRYAGRVTTRVDGVAASAASLIAMAGKPTIMPENTQMMIHNAWIITGGTAEDLRTTAEMMDRIRDGVVAAYSRKSGLDSDKIIEMMDATTWMSALEAQALGFCDLIEEPVRLQMSDSAAAVLQKHKNLPDDVKAMLKSLEESDPEPAPNPKPGPEPEPEPEPSPAAPADAPTASALAARVYASCRQEGIADLAEGVLLSGALDSLELADQRITQAKEIAGICLAAKLPEKAAAFVSAGLTVDQARARLFEHVVADAGDSINNRPPTNSSAQKQSGPNPQAIYAKRKALSAH, from the coding sequence ATGGCAAAGAAGGCTTGGTATTCGATCAGCGTCAATGCGCAGGCGGATAAGCCCGTGGTCGAGATTCGCATTTATGGCGAAATTGGGTTCTGGGGAACTACGGCTGAAGCGTTCGTCGCAGAACTGGACGCAGCAGCGGCAGGTGGTGCCGACATCTTGGTGTCGCTGAACAGCCCAGGGGGCGACGTTTTCGACGCGTTTGCAATCTACAACGCGCTTCATCGGTACGCCGGTCGGGTAACCACGCGAGTGGACGGCGTCGCCGCCTCCGCGGCCTCATTGATCGCGATGGCCGGCAAGCCAACGATCATGCCCGAGAATACGCAGATGATGATCCACAACGCTTGGATCATCACTGGTGGTACGGCCGAGGATCTGCGCACCACTGCAGAAATGATGGATCGGATCCGAGACGGCGTGGTGGCAGCCTACTCCCGTAAGAGTGGACTGGACAGTGACAAGATCATCGAAATGATGGACGCGACCACGTGGATGTCTGCGCTCGAGGCGCAGGCGTTGGGATTTTGCGACCTGATCGAGGAGCCCGTGCGTCTGCAGATGTCGGATAGTGCGGCTGCCGTGCTGCAAAAGCACAAGAATCTGCCTGACGACGTGAAAGCTATGCTCAAGTCCCTGGAAGAGAGCGACCCCGAGCCCGCGCCGAATCCGAAGCCCGGGCCCGAGCCCGAGCCCGAGCCCGAGCCGTCCCCGGCTGCTCCGGCGGATGCGCCGACGGCATCTGCGCTGGCCGCCCGTGTCTATGCGTCCTGCCGGCAAGAGGGGATTGCGGATCTGGCGGAAGGTGTGCTGCTCAGCGGTGCGCTGGATAGTCTTGAACTGGCGGATCAACGGATCACGCAAGCCAAAGAGATCGCCGGCATCTGCTTGGCAGCAAAGCTGCCTGAGAAGGCTGCCGCTTTCGTGTCTGCGGGCCTCACGGTAGACCAGGCGCGTGCGCGCCTGTTCGAGCATGTCGTGGCCGATGCGGGCGACTCTATCAATAACCGACCTCCCACCAATTCATCGGCCCAGAAGCAGAGCGGGCCGAATCCCCAGGCGATCTACGCCAAACGAAAAGCCCTCTCTGCCCACTAG